A stretch of the Cyprinus carpio isolate SPL01 chromosome B4, ASM1834038v1, whole genome shotgun sequence genome encodes the following:
- the LOC122137083 gene encoding gastrula zinc finger protein XlCGF8.2DB-like codes for MEFIKEESEDMKIEETFRVKHEETEEQTDLMALKEESQDLNEMEEKDLHEKHHDFITGEKSFCFSQTENTSSQKRIQKSRSRTCQQCGKSLNKKDSIKAHMRIHTGEKPYTCQQCGKSFPRKYNLRIHMKIHTGEKPYSCQQCGKSFPRNESLRIHMRIHTGEKPYVCGQCGKSFPHKATLHSHIRLHTGEKPYSCPLCGKTANHKGHLTAHMRVHTGEKPFTCDQCGKCFVRKEGLSKHMEIHSRESSFICPQCGSTFTDRKHFKSHIKTHIVHEPFICHHCGKTFTRKARLKTHMRIHSGEKPLT; via the exons atggagtttattaaagaagagagtgaagatatgaagattgaagaaacattcagagtcaaacatgaagaaactgaggaacaaacag ACCTGATGGCcctgaaagaggagagtcaagatctgaatgaaatggaagagaaagaTCTGCATGAAAAACATCACGATTTCATAACTGGagaaaaatctttttgtttttcacagactGAAAATACTTCCTCTCAAAAAAGAATTCAGAAGTCTAGATCTAgaacctgccaacaatgtggaaagagtcTAAACAAAAAAGACAGCATTAAAGCtcatatgagaattcacactggagagaagccttacacctgccaacagtgtggaaagagtttcccaAGAAAATATAATCTTAGGattcacatgaaaattcacactggagagaagccttacagctgccaacagtgtggaaagagtttcccaCGAAACGAAAGTCTTAGgattcacatgagaattcacactggagagaagccatatgTGTGcggtcagtgtggaaagagtttccctCATAAAGCAACTTTGCATTCTCACATAaggcttcacactggagagaagccttacagcTGCCCACTGTGTGGAAAAACTGCGAACCACAAAGGACATCTTACAgctcacatgagagttcacactggagagaagcctttcacatgtgatcagtgtggaaaatgTTTCGTACGTAAGGAAGGCCTTAGTAAGCACATGGAGATTCATTCAAGAGAGAGCAGTTTTatatgccctcagtgtggaagtACATTCACAGACAGGAAACACTTTAAGAGCCACATAAAAACTCACATCGTACATGAGCCTTTTATTTGTCATCACTGTGGAAAGACTTTCACAAGAAAAGCACGCCTCAAGACTCATATGAGAATTCactctggagagaaacctttaacatga